One Euphorbia lathyris chromosome 1, ddEupLath1.1, whole genome shotgun sequence DNA segment encodes these proteins:
- the LOC136203592 gene encoding kunitz type trypsin inhibitor 104-like: MLRNLSIAILAMVIGSMAQSPVVVDVDGQPLTGGVEYYVLPAATDIAGGLTLVNPNGSCPLYVGQAPLSTTVSQGIPVIFTPASGGESVIREGTDLSVVFSGASICVQSTRWRIGEEDEESSRRLIVTGEGGQNLFRIDNNGGLYNLGWCPSCNQPNCGRPRCGAAGILIRNATRFLALDAAAFPFRFRRA; this comes from the coding sequence ATGTTGAGAAACTTGAGCATTGCAATTCTGGCCATGGTTATTGGCAGCATGGCACAGAGCCCAGTAGTGGTAGACGTAGATGGGCAGCCTCTCACAGGCGGCGTAGAATACTACGTTCTACCAGCTGCAACCGATATAGCAGGCGGGTTAACCCTGGTGAACCCAAATGGTTCATGCCCACTTTACGTTGGTCAAGCACCCCTATCAACCACCGTATCACAAGGGATTCCGGTGATATTCACTCCAGCTTCGGGCGGAGAGAGTGTTATACGGGAGGGAACTGATTTAAGCGTAGTATTTTCAGGTGCATCGATCTGTGTACAGTCTACAAGGTGGAGAATAGGAGAGGAGGATGAAGAGAGTTCAAGGAGATTAATAGTGACTGGAGAAGGAGGACAGAACTTGTTCAGGATTGACAACAATGGAGGACTTTATAATTTGGGTTGGTGTCCTTCTTGTAATCAGCCTAACTGTGGAAGGCCCAGATGTGGTGCTGCCGGTATTTTGATCAGGAATGCCACTAGATTCTTGGCTTTAGATGCTGCTGCTTTCCCTTTCCGATTTAGGAGGGCTTAA
- the LOC136203587 gene encoding kunitz type trypsin inhibitor 104-like has product MKSFAALTLSIWLISMAISTVAQPAVLDIGGQPVESGVQYYVMPAVADIASDLTLINRNNNSCPLYVGQEPIRRRTSVPGLPVIFKPFAEGETIIRESRDLTVTFQASIACAESSGWRVGEEDPETGSRFIVSGGEADYFAIQNDGFYNFVWCPTESCPTCDRPRCGTAGILSENGKRLLALDTPAAAAFPFLFARA; this is encoded by the coding sequence ATGAAATCCTTTGCTGCTTTGACTTTGTCCATATGGTTAATATCAATGGCCATCAGCACTGTGGCTCAGCCAGCAGTGCTTGATATTGGGGGACAGCCTGTTGAAAGTGGGGTACAGTACTATGTAATGCCTGCTGTGGCTGATATAGCCAGTGATTTAACCCTAATAAACCGCAACAATAACTCATGCCCGTTGTACGTCGGTCAGGAACCCATAAGAAGGCGAACTTCAGTACCGGGGCTCCCGGTGATATTTAAGCCTTTTGCTGAAGGAGAAACGATCATAAGGGAGTCGAGGGACTTGACTGTTACGTTTCAGGCTTCGATTGCTTGTGCAGAGTCTAGTGGTTGGAGGGTAGGGGAAGAGGATCCTGAAACAGGAAGTAGATTTATTGTGAGTGGTGGAGAGGCAGATTACTTTGCTATCCAAAATGATGGTTTCTACAATTTCGTTTGGTGTCCTACTGAATCATGCCCAACTTGTGATAGGCCAAGATGTGGTACTGCTGGTATTTTGAGTGAGAATGGCAAGAGGTTATTAGCCTTGGATACTCCTGCTGCTGCTGCATTTCCCTTCCTATTTGCAAGGgcttaa